A single Streptomyces sannanensis DNA region contains:
- a CDS encoding NADH-quinone oxidoreductase subunit G — translation MTAAVPPEDLVTLTIDGIETSVPKGTLVIRAAEQLGIEIPRFCDHPLLDPAGACRQCIVEVEGQRKPMASCTITCTDGMVVKSQLTSPVARKAQEGVMELLLINHPLDCPVCDKGGECPLQNQAMSHGHAESRFEGSKRTYEKPVPISTEILLDRERCVLCARCTRFSQQIAGDPMIELVERGALQQVGTGEGDPFESYFSGNTIQICPVGALTSAAYRFRSRPFDLVSSPSVCEHCAGGCATRTDHRRGKVLRRLAANDPEVNEEWLCDKGRFAFRYAQGRDRITTPLVRNEQGELEPASWPEALEAAARGLAAARDQAARTGGAGVSVLTGGRLTVEDVYAYSKFARVALGTNDIDFRARVHSSEEADFLAATVAGRGRSIDGSGVTYTSLEQAPAVLLAGIESEEEAPGVFLRLRKAWRKHGQRTFALASHATRGLTKAGGMLLPAAPGTETEWLDALAGEIGLNEDGAKAAEALRAPGAVIVVGERLAGVPGALSAAVRLRSATGAALVWIPRRAGERGAVEAGALPALLPGGRPATDPRAREEVAAAWGVRELPHRYGRDTGQIIEAAASGELGALLVAGVEVADLPDPARALRALDEVGFLVSLELRTSEVTERADVVLPVAAVAEKPGTFLNWEGRARPFEAALKPDQMTRSLAPTDTRVLHMLADALARAAGADEYSHFALPDVQAVRREMERLGSWDGAYASEPVENTRPLPRLGEGEAVLAGHRMLLDQGRLQDFEEALAGTRHAAVARLSAATAAETGVKDGDLLAVTGPAGEVRLPLQVTEMPDRVVWLPLNSTGGGVPRDTGARPGAAVRIGPAVTPEAEPTDVPEVQS, via the coding sequence TCAGGGCCGCCGAACAACTCGGCATCGAGATCCCCCGGTTCTGCGACCATCCGCTCCTCGACCCGGCCGGCGCCTGCCGCCAGTGCATCGTCGAGGTCGAGGGCCAGCGCAAGCCGATGGCGTCCTGCACGATCACCTGCACCGACGGAATGGTCGTCAAGTCGCAGCTCACCTCACCGGTTGCCAGGAAGGCGCAGGAGGGCGTGATGGAGCTGCTGCTCATCAACCATCCGCTGGACTGCCCGGTGTGTGACAAGGGCGGCGAGTGCCCGCTCCAGAACCAGGCCATGTCGCACGGCCATGCCGAGTCCCGCTTCGAGGGCAGCAAGCGCACCTACGAGAAGCCGGTCCCGATCTCCACCGAGATCCTGTTGGACCGTGAGAGGTGCGTGCTGTGCGCGCGCTGCACCCGCTTCTCACAGCAGATCGCGGGCGATCCGATGATCGAGCTGGTCGAGCGCGGCGCACTGCAGCAGGTCGGCACGGGTGAGGGCGACCCCTTCGAGTCGTACTTCTCCGGGAACACCATTCAGATCTGCCCGGTCGGCGCGCTGACGTCGGCGGCGTACCGGTTCCGCTCCCGCCCCTTCGACCTGGTGTCGTCGCCGAGCGTGTGCGAGCACTGCGCGGGCGGCTGTGCGACCCGTACCGACCACCGGCGCGGCAAGGTGCTGCGACGGCTCGCGGCCAATGACCCCGAGGTCAACGAGGAGTGGCTCTGCGACAAGGGGCGGTTCGCCTTCCGGTACGCGCAGGGCCGCGACCGGATCACCACCCCGCTGGTGCGCAACGAGCAGGGCGAGCTGGAACCGGCGAGCTGGCCGGAGGCGCTGGAGGCGGCGGCCCGGGGGCTCGCGGCGGCGCGTGACCAGGCCGCCCGCACCGGAGGTGCCGGAGTCTCGGTCCTGACCGGCGGGCGGCTCACCGTCGAGGACGTCTACGCCTACAGCAAGTTCGCCAGGGTCGCCCTCGGCACCAACGACATCGACTTCCGGGCGCGCGTGCACTCCTCCGAGGAGGCGGACTTCCTGGCCGCGACCGTGGCCGGGCGGGGCCGTTCCATCGACGGCAGCGGTGTCACGTACACCTCGCTCGAACAGGCCCCGGCCGTACTGCTCGCCGGGATCGAGTCCGAGGAGGAGGCCCCCGGTGTCTTCCTGCGGCTGCGCAAGGCCTGGCGCAAGCACGGCCAGCGCACCTTCGCCCTCGCCTCGCACGCCACCCGCGGCCTGACCAAGGCGGGCGGCATGCTGCTGCCCGCCGCGCCCGGCACCGAGACCGAGTGGCTGGACGCCCTGGCCGGAGAGATCGGCCTCAACGAGGACGGCGCCAAGGCCGCGGAGGCGCTGCGCGCTCCGGGCGCGGTGATCGTCGTCGGAGAGCGGCTGGCCGGTGTGCCGGGTGCGCTCAGCGCGGCTGTGCGCCTGAGGTCCGCGACCGGCGCGGCGCTGGTGTGGATCCCGCGCCGGGCCGGTGAGCGCGGTGCCGTCGAGGCGGGCGCGCTCCCTGCGCTGCTGCCCGGCGGCCGCCCGGCCACCGACCCGCGGGCCCGGGAGGAGGTCGCGGCCGCCTGGGGCGTACGCGAGCTCCCGCACCGCTACGGCCGCGACACCGGCCAGATCATCGAGGCCGCGGCCTCCGGCGAACTGGGCGCGCTCCTCGTCGCAGGCGTCGAGGTCGCCGACCTGCCGGACCCGGCGCGGGCGCTGCGCGCACTCGACGAGGTCGGCTTCCTGGTGTCGCTGGAGCTGCGCACCAGCGAGGTGACGGAGCGGGCGGACGTGGTCCTCCCGGTCGCGGCCGTGGCGGAGAAGCCCGGCACCTTCCTCAACTGGGAGGGCAGGGCCAGGCCGTTCGAGGCGGCGCTGAAGCCGGACCAGATGACCCGGTCGCTCGCACCGACGGACACCCGGGTGCTGCACATGCTGGCCGACGCCCTTGCCCGCGCCGCAGGCGCTGATGAATACAGCCACTTCGCGCTGCCGGATGTACAGGCCGTGCGCCGGGAGATGGAGCGGCTCGGCTCGTGGGACGGCGCCTACGCCTCCGAGCCCGTGGAGAACACCCGGCCGCTGCCCCGCCTCGGCGAGGGCGAGGCCGTTCTCGCCGGACACCGGATGCTGCTCGACCAGGGCCGCCTCCAGGACTTCGAGGAGGCCCTGGCCGGCACCCGGCATGCCGCGGTCGCCCGGCTGTCCGCCGCCACCGCGGCCGAGACCGGTGTCAAGGACGGCGACCTGCTGGCCGTCACCGGCCCGGCCGGCGAGGTCCGCCTCCCGCTCCAGGTGACCGAGATGCCCGACCGCGTGGTCTGGCTCCCGCTCAACTCCACGGGCGGCGGCGTTCCGCGCGACACGGGTGCACGTCCCGGCGCCGCGGTCCGCATCGGTCCGGCGGTGACGCCGGAGGCCGAGCCCACCGACGTACCGGAGGTGCAGTCGTGA
- the nuoL gene encoding NADH-quinone oxidoreductase subunit L: MENLIAPLIAAPLLGAAVLLCGGRRLDRSGPWIGTLLAAVSFVIGVVLFADLLGRGTKDRTLHQHLFSWIPVEGFQANVAFQLDQLSMTFVLLITGVGSLIHVYSIGYMAHDERKRRFFGYLNLFLAAMLLLVLADNYLLLYVGWEGVGLASYLLIGFWQHKPSAATAAKKAFLVNRVGDMGLSIAVMLMFAFFGTFTFGPVLGATDAAGEGKLTAIGLMLLLAACGKSAQVPLQSWLGDAMEGPTPVSALIHAATMVTAGVYLITRSGEIFNAAPDAQSAVVVVGAVTLLFGAIVGCAKDDIKKALAASTMSQIGYMILAAGLGPIGYAFAIMHLVTHGFFKAGLFLGAGSVMHGMNDEVDMRKYGGLRKYMPVTFITFGLGYLAIIGFPGLSGFWSKDKIIEAAFAKGGTEGWILGGAALLGAAITAYYMTRVMLMTFFGEKRWQPAPDPDKTPGVEPGIEVHPGEMPHPHESPRSMTVPMIMLAFGSVFAGALFSLNESFVKWLEPVTGFEHGHPPVGAGVITTSTVVVLLIGAGIAYAQYGRRPVPAVAPRGSVLTRAARRDLLQDDFNHVVLVRGGEHLTRSLVYVDHTMVDGVVNGTAASVGGLSGRLRRLQNGFARSYAVSMFGGTAILIAATLLMRAV; the protein is encoded by the coding sequence GTGGAGAACTTGATCGCGCCGCTGATCGCGGCGCCACTGCTCGGAGCGGCCGTACTGCTGTGCGGCGGGCGGCGGCTGGACCGTTCGGGACCCTGGATCGGCACCCTGCTCGCGGCCGTGTCCTTCGTGATCGGCGTGGTGCTCTTCGCCGATCTGCTGGGCCGGGGCACGAAGGACCGCACCCTGCACCAGCACCTGTTCAGCTGGATCCCGGTGGAGGGCTTCCAGGCCAATGTGGCTTTCCAGCTCGACCAGCTGTCGATGACCTTCGTGCTGCTGATCACCGGCGTGGGCTCACTGATCCATGTGTACTCGATCGGGTACATGGCGCACGACGAGCGCAAGCGCCGTTTCTTCGGCTACCTGAACCTCTTCCTCGCGGCGATGCTGTTGCTGGTTCTCGCCGACAACTACCTGCTGCTGTACGTCGGCTGGGAGGGCGTCGGTCTCGCCTCGTACCTGTTGATCGGGTTCTGGCAGCACAAGCCGAGCGCGGCGACCGCGGCGAAGAAGGCGTTCCTGGTCAACCGGGTCGGCGACATGGGGCTGTCCATCGCCGTCATGCTGATGTTCGCCTTCTTCGGGACCTTCACCTTCGGTCCGGTCCTGGGAGCGACAGATGCGGCCGGCGAGGGGAAGCTGACGGCGATCGGCCTGATGCTGCTGCTCGCCGCGTGCGGCAAGTCCGCGCAGGTACCGCTGCAGTCCTGGCTCGGGGACGCCATGGAGGGCCCGACCCCGGTCTCGGCCCTGATCCACGCGGCCACGATGGTGACGGCGGGCGTGTACCTCATCACCCGCTCCGGTGAGATCTTCAACGCCGCGCCCGACGCCCAGTCGGCGGTCGTGGTCGTCGGTGCGGTCACCCTTCTCTTCGGGGCGATCGTCGGCTGTGCGAAGGACGACATCAAGAAGGCCCTCGCGGCCTCCACGATGTCGCAGATCGGCTACATGATCCTGGCGGCGGGCCTCGGCCCGATCGGCTACGCCTTCGCGATCATGCACCTGGTCACCCACGGCTTCTTCAAGGCCGGGCTGTTCCTCGGTGCGGGCTCCGTCATGCACGGCATGAACGACGAGGTCGACATGCGCAAGTACGGCGGGCTGCGGAAGTACATGCCCGTCACCTTCATCACCTTCGGCCTGGGCTATCTCGCCATCATCGGCTTCCCCGGCCTGTCCGGCTTCTGGTCCAAGGACAAGATCATCGAGGCGGCCTTCGCCAAGGGCGGTACCGAGGGCTGGATCCTCGGTGGAGCGGCCCTGTTGGGCGCGGCCATCACGGCGTACTACATGACACGCGTGATGCTGATGACCTTCTTCGGTGAGAAGCGCTGGCAGCCCGCCCCCGACCCGGACAAGACGCCCGGCGTCGAGCCCGGCATCGAGGTGCACCCCGGCGAGATGCCGCATCCGCACGAGTCGCCGAGGTCGATGACCGTCCCGATGATCATGCTGGCCTTCGGATCGGTCTTCGCGGGCGCGCTGTTCAGCCTCAACGAATCCTTTGTGAAGTGGCTGGAGCCGGTCACCGGCTTCGAGCACGGACATCCGCCGGTCGGTGCCGGCGTGATCACCACCTCGACGGTCGTGGTGCTGCTCATCGGCGCCGGCATCGCCTACGCCCAGTACGGACGGCGTCCGGTCCCGGCCGTCGCTCCGCGCGGCAGCGTGCTGACCCGGGCCGCACGGCGCGATCTGCTCCAGGACGACTTCAACCACGTCGTGCTGGTCCGCGGCGGCGAGCACCTCACCCGCTCCCTGGTGTACGTCGACCACACGATGGTCGACGGAGTCGTCAACGGCACGGCGGCCTCGGTCGGTGGGCTCTCCGGCCGGCTGCGCAGGCTGCAGAACGGCTTCGCCCGCTCCTACGCGGTCTCGATGTTCGGCGGTACGGCGATCCTGATCGCCGCCACCCTGCTGATGAGGGCGGTCTGA
- a CDS encoding NADH-quinone oxidoreductase subunit M, which translates to MAFPLLTATAALPAIGAIATAAVPAARRTATKWLALGFSLATLFLAAAVAVRFEPGGGRYQLTESHAWIKDFGVRYELGVDGIAVALILLTAVLIPFVILAGWHDADPSPSSPLRSSRGGPNETKAPYQWRPTQGFFALILGVEAMVILSFEATDVFLFYIFFEAMLIPMYFLIGGFGDRAHAAGDEAAATQRTYAAVKFLLYNLVGGLIMLAAVIGLYVVAGSFSLQEITAARAGGSLDMATNTERLLFLGFFFAFAVKAPLWPLHTWLPNAMGEATAPVAVLITAVVDKVGTFAMLRFCLQLFPEASKWATPVILVLALISIVYGALLAVGQRDIKRLVAYASISHFGFIIMGIFAMTSQGQSGATLYMVNHGISTAALMLVAGFLIARRGSRLIADYGGVQKVAPVLAGTFLIGSLATLSLPGLAPFVSEFLVLVGTFTRYPAIGVIATFGIVLAALYTLVLYQRTMTGPVRPAVRAMPDLRVRELLVIAPLIALLIFLGVYPKPLTEIVNPAVKYTLSDVQKTDPKPEVEAAK; encoded by the coding sequence ATGGCATTTCCCCTTCTGACGGCGACGGCCGCGCTCCCCGCGATCGGTGCGATCGCCACGGCCGCCGTCCCGGCGGCCCGGCGGACCGCGACCAAATGGCTGGCGCTGGGCTTCTCGCTCGCCACACTCTTCCTCGCCGCGGCCGTCGCCGTACGCTTCGAACCCGGCGGCGGCCGTTACCAGCTCACCGAATCGCATGCCTGGATCAAGGACTTCGGGGTCCGTTACGAACTGGGCGTGGACGGCATCGCGGTCGCGCTGATCCTGCTCACCGCGGTGCTGATCCCCTTCGTCATCCTGGCCGGCTGGCACGACGCCGATCCTTCCCCAAGCTCTCCGCTTCGTTCGAGCAGGGGAGGCCCCAATGAGACCAAGGCGCCTTATCAGTGGCGGCCCACTCAGGGCTTCTTCGCGCTGATCCTCGGCGTCGAGGCGATGGTGATCCTCTCCTTCGAGGCCACCGACGTCTTCCTCTTCTACATCTTCTTCGAAGCCATGCTCATCCCGATGTACTTCCTCATCGGAGGCTTCGGGGACCGGGCCCACGCTGCAGGTGACGAGGCGGCGGCGACCCAGCGGACGTACGCGGCGGTCAAGTTCCTGCTGTACAACCTGGTCGGCGGCCTGATCATGCTGGCCGCGGTCATCGGGCTGTACGTCGTCGCGGGGAGCTTCTCGCTCCAGGAGATCACCGCGGCCCGTGCCGGCGGCTCGTTGGACATGGCCACCAACACCGAGCGGCTGCTCTTCCTCGGCTTCTTCTTCGCTTTCGCGGTGAAGGCCCCCCTGTGGCCGCTGCACACCTGGCTGCCCAACGCCATGGGTGAGGCGACGGCGCCGGTCGCCGTGCTGATCACCGCGGTCGTCGACAAGGTCGGCACCTTCGCGATGCTGCGTTTCTGCCTCCAGCTCTTCCCGGAGGCGAGCAAGTGGGCGACGCCGGTCATCCTGGTACTCGCCCTGATCAGCATCGTCTACGGCGCGCTTCTCGCGGTCGGACAGCGCGACATCAAGCGGCTGGTGGCCTACGCGTCGATCTCGCACTTCGGCTTCATCATCATGGGCATCTTCGCGATGACGAGCCAGGGCCAGTCCGGCGCCACCCTCTACATGGTCAACCACGGGATCTCCACCGCCGCGTTGATGCTGGTGGCGGGCTTCCTCATCGCGCGGCGCGGCTCGCGGCTCATCGCTGACTACGGCGGCGTCCAGAAGGTGGCTCCGGTGCTGGCCGGGACCTTCCTGATCGGCAGCCTCGCCACGCTGTCGCTGCCCGGCCTCGCGCCGTTCGTCAGTGAATTCCTGGTGCTGGTCGGCACGTTCACGCGTTACCCGGCGATCGGCGTCATCGCCACCTTCGGCATCGTCCTGGCCGCGCTCTACACCCTCGTCCTCTACCAGCGGACGATGACCGGCCCGGTCCGGCCGGCCGTGCGGGCCATGCCGGATCTGCGGGTGCGTGAGCTGCTGGTGATCGCTCCGCTGATCGCACTGCTGATCTTCCTCGGCGTCTATCCGAAGCCGCTGACCGAGATCGTCAACCCGGCCGTGAAGTACACCCTGTCCGACGTACAGAAGACCGACCCCAAGCCCGAGGTGGAGGCGGCCAAGTGA
- the nuoI gene encoding NADH-quinone oxidoreductase subunit NuoI, giving the protein MSERSEESEGKFLNPVAGFGVTFKGMFKRRLTEQYPEQQKTTAPRFHGRHQLNRHPDGLEKCVGCELCAWACPADAIYVEGADNTDEERYSPGERYGRVYQINYARCILCGLCIEACPTRALTMTNDFELADTSRESLIYTKEQLLAGLEEGMVDTPHAIFPGMDEQDYYRGRVTEAAPGTKRQVAVSQGERPDEAGREAEEEVDA; this is encoded by the coding sequence GTGTCTGAGCGATCCGAGGAATCCGAGGGCAAGTTCCTGAATCCGGTGGCCGGCTTCGGCGTGACCTTCAAGGGCATGTTCAAGAGGCGGCTGACCGAGCAGTACCCGGAACAGCAGAAGACCACGGCGCCGCGCTTCCACGGCCGGCACCAGCTCAACCGCCATCCGGACGGCCTCGAGAAGTGCGTCGGCTGCGAGCTGTGCGCCTGGGCCTGCCCGGCCGACGCCATCTATGTGGAGGGTGCGGACAACACCGACGAGGAGCGCTACTCGCCGGGCGAGCGGTACGGCCGCGTCTATCAGATCAACTACGCCCGCTGCATTCTGTGCGGTCTGTGCATCGAGGCCTGCCCGACGCGAGCTCTCACGATGACCAATGACTTCGAACTGGCCGACACCAGCCGCGAATCCCTCATCTACACGAAGGAGCAGCTGCTGGCGGGGCTCGAGGAGGGCATGGTCGACACCCCGCACGCGATCTTCCCGGGCATGGACGAGCAGGACTACTACCGCGGCCGCGTGACGGAGGCCGCGCCCGGCACGAAGCGTCAGGTCGCGGTCTCCCAGGGCGAGCGCCCCGACGAGGCCGGGCGAGAGGCGGAAGAAGAGGTGGACGCATGA
- the nuoH gene encoding NADH-quinone oxidoreductase subunit NuoH, with protein sequence MFGSDPWWLVVIKAVFCFAFLMVTVLVSIVMERKVVAWMQLRIGPNRHGPWGMLQSLADGVKLMLKEDVVVKRADKVVYILAPIVAAIPAFMAIAVIPFGPAGNEISIFGQRTTMQLTDLPIAVLYILAVASVGIYGIVLAGWSSGSTYPLLGGLRSCAQMISYEIAMGAAFASVFLYSGSMSTSAIVEAQQDRWFIVLLPVSFLIYVVTMVGETNRAPFDMPESEGDLVGGFNTEYSSIKFAMFMLAEYVNMVTVSALSVTLFLGGWRAPAPISTYWEGANHGWWPLLWFVVKVNLLLFVFVWLRGTLPRVRYDQLMKLGWKVLIPVSVVWLMLVATVRALRNESYDFQQILLYVAGGVLTVLLLSFVIDFYRDKKAKAVSAKEAAPAFDPMAGGFPVPPLPGQTLPPAPRRRPRWGSSRASGAEPGGERELIVSGGADTVSDGKEADGV encoded by the coding sequence ATGTTCGGGAGTGACCCCTGGTGGCTGGTCGTCATCAAGGCGGTGTTCTGCTTCGCCTTCCTGATGGTCACCGTCCTCGTCTCCATCGTCATGGAGCGCAAGGTCGTCGCCTGGATGCAGCTGCGCATCGGCCCGAACCGGCACGGTCCCTGGGGGATGCTGCAGTCCCTCGCGGACGGCGTCAAGCTGATGCTCAAGGAGGACGTGGTCGTCAAGCGCGCGGACAAGGTGGTCTACATCCTTGCTCCGATCGTCGCCGCGATCCCGGCCTTCATGGCGATTGCGGTGATCCCCTTCGGCCCGGCCGGCAACGAGATCTCGATCTTCGGCCAGCGGACCACCATGCAGCTGACCGACCTGCCGATCGCGGTGCTCTACATCCTCGCGGTCGCCTCCGTCGGCATCTACGGCATCGTGCTCGCCGGCTGGTCCTCCGGTTCGACGTATCCGCTGCTCGGAGGCCTGCGCTCCTGCGCGCAGATGATCTCGTACGAGATCGCGATGGGCGCGGCCTTCGCCTCGGTCTTCCTCTACTCCGGGTCGATGTCGACCTCGGCGATCGTCGAGGCGCAGCAGGACCGCTGGTTCATCGTCCTGCTGCCGGTCTCCTTCCTGATCTACGTCGTGACGATGGTGGGCGAGACCAACCGCGCGCCCTTCGACATGCCGGAATCCGAGGGCGACCTGGTCGGTGGCTTCAACACCGAGTACAGCTCCATCAAGTTCGCGATGTTCATGCTCGCCGAGTACGTCAACATGGTCACCGTCTCGGCCCTCTCGGTCACGCTCTTCCTGGGCGGCTGGCGCGCGCCGGCGCCGATCTCGACGTACTGGGAGGGCGCGAACCACGGCTGGTGGCCGCTGCTCTGGTTCGTCGTCAAGGTGAATCTGCTGCTGTTCGTCTTCGTCTGGCTGCGGGGCACGCTGCCGCGGGTCCGCTACGACCAGCTGATGAAGCTCGGCTGGAAGGTCCTCATCCCGGTCTCGGTCGTCTGGCTGATGCTGGTCGCGACCGTACGGGCGCTGCGGAACGAGAGCTACGACTTCCAGCAGATCCTGCTCTATGTCGCGGGCGGGGTGCTCACCGTACTGCTGCTGTCCTTCGTCATCGACTTCTACCGCGACAAGAAGGCGAAGGCCGTCTCCGCCAAGGAGGCCGCACCCGCCTTCGACCCGATGGCGGGCGGCTTCCCGGTCCCGCCGCTGCCCGGACAGACCCTGCCGCCGGCGCCCCGGCGACGGCCGCGATGGGGGTCCTCCCGGGCGAGCGGAGCCGAGCCCGGGGGAGAGCGCGAGTTGATTGTCAGTGGTGGGGCGGACACTGTAAGTGACGGAAAGGAGGCTGACGGTGTCTGA
- the nuoK gene encoding NADH-quinone oxidoreductase subunit NuoK has protein sequence MSPVNYLYLAALLFTIGAAGVLIRRNAIVVFMCIELMLNACNLAFVAFSRMHGNLDGQIIAFFTMVVAAAEVVVGLAIIVSVFRSRHSASVDDASLMKL, from the coding sequence GTGAGCCCTGTCAACTACCTCTATCTCGCCGCCCTGCTGTTCACCATCGGCGCGGCCGGGGTGCTGATCCGGCGGAACGCGATCGTGGTCTTCATGTGCATCGAGCTGATGCTCAATGCCTGCAACCTCGCGTTCGTCGCCTTCTCCCGGATGCACGGCAATCTCGACGGCCAGATCATCGCCTTCTTCACGATGGTCGTCGCTGCCGCGGAGGTCGTCGTCGGGCTCGCGATCATCGTGTCGGTCTTCCGTTCCCGCCACTCGGCCTCGGTCGACGACGCCAGTCTGATGAAGCTCTGA
- a CDS encoding NADH-quinone oxidoreductase subunit J — translation MSSLAAYSTSTGEAVQFWVLGTVAVLGALGTVLMRRAVHSALSLAGTMIVLAVFYLANGAYFLGIVQIVVYTGAIMMLFLFVVMLVGVTAADSLKETIKGQRWWAAACGLGFGILLAAGIGNASLKEWSGLGQANAGGNVEGLAALIFTKYVFAFEVTGALLITAAVGAMVLTHRERTERARTQRELSEQRVREGRHVPPLPAPGVYARHNAVDIAGLLPDGTPSELTVNKTLRARGQIRDVSAEALGELKAIEQRAAERLERGEVTK, via the coding sequence ATGAGCAGCCTCGCCGCGTACAGCACCTCCACCGGGGAGGCTGTCCAGTTCTGGGTGCTGGGTACGGTCGCCGTGCTCGGTGCGCTCGGGACGGTTCTGATGAGAAGAGCCGTGCACAGCGCGCTGAGCCTCGCCGGGACCATGATCGTCCTGGCGGTCTTCTATCTCGCCAACGGGGCGTACTTCCTGGGCATCGTCCAGATCGTCGTCTACACCGGCGCGATCATGATGCTCTTCCTCTTCGTCGTCATGCTGGTGGGTGTCACCGCGGCGGACTCGCTGAAGGAGACCATCAAGGGCCAGCGCTGGTGGGCCGCCGCCTGCGGGCTCGGCTTCGGCATCCTGCTCGCCGCCGGCATCGGCAATGCCTCGCTGAAGGAGTGGAGCGGCCTGGGCCAGGCCAACGCGGGCGGCAATGTCGAAGGACTCGCCGCCCTCATCTTCACCAAGTACGTCTTCGCCTTCGAAGTCACCGGCGCCCTGCTCATCACGGCCGCGGTCGGTGCGATGGTGCTCACCCACCGGGAGCGGACCGAGCGCGCCAGGACGCAGCGCGAGCTGTCCGAGCAGCGGGTACGCGAGGGCAGGCACGTGCCGCCGCTGCCGGCCCCCGGTGTGTACGCCCGGCACAACGCGGTGGACATCGCGGGCCTGCTGCCGGACGGCACCCCGTCCGAACTGACCGTCAACAAGACGCTGCGGGCCCGCGGCCAGATCCGTGATGTGTCGGCCGAGGCCCTGGGCGAGCTCAAGGCGATCGAGCAGCGCGCCGCGGAGCGCCTGGAGCGCGGAGAGGTGACGAAGTGA